From the Acidimicrobiales bacterium genome, the window AGGCCGTCGGCGGGAACGACCACATGCACACCGCATCGCGCCGCCAGCGCCATCTCGGCGATCGTCACGGCGATGCCTCCGTCGCTGCAGTCGTGGGCGGCACGGACGAGACCGCCGGCGATGGCGGCGTGGACCGCCCGGTACCGCGGGAGAGGATCGTCGAGCGGTGCGGGCGGATCGGTCGCGCCGAGTCCGAGGAGCGTGTCGGCGAGGGAACCGCCGAGCGCAGCGCTCCCCTCGCCCACCAGCCAGAGGTCGTCGCCGGGCGACATGCCGGCACTGTCGATCGCCCGGTGCAGATCGGGGACGATCCCGACCGCGGAGATCAGCAGGGTTCCGGGAATCGCGGTGCCGTCGAACTCGTTGAAGAGACTGTCCTTGCCCGAGATGAACGGCATCCGATAGCGCCGGGCGCCGTCGGTGCAGCCCTGCACCGCACGGACGAGACCGCCGAGGCGGTCGGGTTTCGTCGGGTCGCCCCAGCAGAAGTTGTCGAGCACCGCGACGCGGTCGGGGTCGCCGCCGACGGCCACGAGATTCCGCACCGCCTCGTCCATGGCGAGCAGTGCCATCGCCCATGGATCGAGCAGACCCACGCGCGGACAGATGCCGTTGCTCACCACCGCGGCGATGTCGTTGTGCGACGTGCCCAGCGGCTTCAGTACTGCGGCATCGGCCGGGCCGTCGGCCGCGGGTCCGACGAAGGGCCGTACGACGGTGCCGCCGCGCACCTCGTGGTCGTAGCGCCGGACGATGTCCTCCTTCGACGCCACGTCGGGGTGACGGAGCATGTCGAGCAGGAGGGCCGCATCGAAGACCGGGGTGGTGATCTCGACGGGCGCCGGGTCGGTCCACGCGCCCACCATCTCGCGCCGTGGCAACCCGTCGTGGAGAAACTCCATGGGCATGTCGACCACACCGACGGCGCCGTGGGTGACGACGAGGCGCTGGTCGCCGGTGAACTCGCCGAGATCGGTCAGCTCCACGTCCCAGTCGTCGCAGAGTTCCCGCAATGCCGACAGGTTGGCCGGCGGCACGGCCATGACGATGCGCTCCTGCGCCTCCGACAGCCAGATCTCCCACGGCTGCAGGCCGGGATACTTCAGCGGCACGCCGGCGAGATCGACCCGCACCCCGAGGTCTTCGCCCATCTCCCCCACCGCCGACGAGAACCCGCCGGCCCCGCAATCGGTGATCGCGGTGTAGAGCGCAGCGTCGCGAGCCCGCTCGACGACCTCGATGCACCCCTTCTCGGTGATCGGGTCACCGATCTGCACGGCGGACCCGACGTTGTCGACCGTCGAGGCGTCCATGCCGGCCGACGAGAAGGTCGCGCCGTGGATCCCGTCACGGCCGACCCGGCCCCCGATCGAGACGACACGATCGCCCACGTGCGCCCGGGTCGGGTGCGAACCGTGCGGCAGCAGGCCGAGCGCTCCGCAGTAGACGAGCGGATTGCCGACATAGCCCTCGTGATAGATCACCGCGCCGTTGACGGTCGGCAGGCCGAGCTTGTTGCCGTAGTCACCGATGCCGGCCACCACGCCGTCGCGGATCCGCCGCGGATGCAGCACCCCCGTGGGCAGGCGGTCGTCGGGAAGGTCGCTCGGGCCGAAGCACAAGACGTCGGTGCACGCGATGGGGCGGGCGGAGACGCCCAGGATGTCGCGCACCACGCCGCCGACCCCGGTGTTGGCTCCACCGAAGGGCTCGAGCGCCGAAGGATGGTTGTGGGTCTCGACCTTGAAGGCGAGATCGAGACCCTCGTCGAACGCGATGATCCCGGCATCGTCGACGAAGGCCGATCGCAGCCACCATGGAGCGAGCTCCTCGGTCACCTCGCGAAGCGCGGGCAACAGGCCGTCGTGTTCGGACACGGTGATCGTGCCGTCCGACGCGGTGTGGGTCAGCTCGATCCGGGCCCGGAAGGTCTTGTGCACGCAGTGCTCCGACCAGGTCTGCGCCAACGTCTCGAGTTCGGCGTCGTTCGGTGCGCGACCCTCCGCGTCGAAGTGCGCCTGGATCACCCGCATCTCCGCCACGTCG encodes:
- the purL gene encoding phosphoribosylformylglycinamidine synthase subunit PurL: MTLRIDVIATDDPDGARVVSAAPLVGVEGLEACRVFRVYHVAGDIDPTEIDELCAAVLVDPVVDRHTIGATPAPEGRAVEVAPMPGVTDPDARELERAAVELGLPPIQVSTARRYDLIGSLSDDDVALLTRRLLANDTIERSAEGELAPSFAGSAVVDLTVETVVLSGLADAELAALSRARVLSLDVAEMRVIQAHFDAEGRAPNDAELETLAQTWSEHCVHKTFRARIELTHTASDGTITVSEHDGLLPALREVTEELAPWWLRSAFVDDAGIIAFDEGLDLAFKVETHNHPSALEPFGGANTGVGGVVRDILGVSARPIACTDVLCFGPSDLPDDRLPTGVLHPRRIRDGVVAGIGDYGNKLGLPTVNGAVIYHEGYVGNPLVYCGALGLLPHGSHPTRAHVGDRVVSIGGRVGRDGIHGATFSSAGMDASTVDNVGSAVQIGDPITEKGCIEVVERARDAALYTAITDCGAGGFSSAVGEMGEDLGVRVDLAGVPLKYPGLQPWEIWLSEAQERIVMAVPPANLSALRELCDDWDVELTDLGEFTGDQRLVVTHGAVGVVDMPMEFLHDGLPRREMVGAWTDPAPVEITTPVFDAALLLDMLRHPDVASKEDIVRRYDHEVRGGTVVRPFVGPAADGPADAAVLKPLGTSHNDIAAVVSNGICPRVGLLDPWAMALLAMDEAVRNLVAVGGDPDRVAVLDNFCWGDPTKPDRLGGLVRAVQGCTDGARRYRMPFISGKDSLFNEFDGTAIPGTLLISAVGIVPDLHRAIDSAGMSPGDDLWLVGEGSAALGGSLADTLLGLGATDPPAPLDDPLPRYRAVHAAIAGGLVRAAHDCSDGGIAVTIAEMALAARCGVHVVVPADGLDPFRALGNEGPGRIVLAASPSDRDAVADTLGAHGRRIGEVMADERIVLRVPDAPDDAEGLERASATIVEVSIEDAVAAFTGVSR